CTCACAcacactgtggggggggggggttgtgtgatgttGGGCGTCAAATACACACTGTGTGATCCTGTCAATTGAATtgccattcacttcactttcatcattcttaaccTGTGggggtgtcctatagcttctaccagctgcattgtaaaagatctcccaaaatgggagctggacaatgcttagcaatttgtagACACGTTTTCCTGGCTTATATTCAAAATTAGGGAGGGGTGAGATTCCTCTCTTATTTACTTTAGTAATTGAGGTTTTGGCAATGTAGAGAAGAACCTCTGAGAATATAGTTGGTTTTCAAATGGGTAATAAGGTCGATAAAATCTCATTATACGCAGAAGATGTTCTTCTGTTTATAGAGATGAGTAAAAGATGCAGTATCAAATGCCGTAACGGAGCCAGACTTGGAAGAAGAACGGGTTTTCTAAGGTATTTTGCAAAGGTACTCTTTATTAGAACGACAACGCGTTTCTGGACTACATTACACTGAATATAATTCCTCTGTTTGCATCTGTGAGTGGGAAAGTTAAAGCATGGAATAAGTTAACTCTTACTAGAGCTGCAAAAATTGCACtgatcaaaatgttttttttaccgaAAAAAAGTTGCATTAAATACTCTGTTCCCTACTAGTAACAAAAGGGGGCTTTACACTTCCTGATTGGAGGAAGTACTTTTTAGCTTCTCAGTTCCAACAGTTCCGGGACTGGGAGGGCCTGAGGTGTAATAGATTTTTGTtgaaaacactaggggacaaaTGGTCTAATATATTTGAAGCTCTAGAAGCTGTGGTTCTGTATTACCCTGATTTGGAACTTGGGCCTATTTATGATAACCAGCAGCGGGTCTGGGATGCTGTCAAACTCATTGAAAAAATTAATACCTTTGTTGAAGTCACTTCTCTATGGGACAACAGGAATATTGGTGAGTTTAACGGCCTCCCGGACTCTTTGTTTTGGAAAGAGCATCACATCACAAgaatatcacatttatttattaatgcaCAACTAAAAACTTTTACGGAACTATAGAGACTGTACAAGGTCCATGATTACGTTCTGTTTATTAATTTTCAATTTAAACACGCCTTTTTGGACAGTTCATTCTTACAATTTTTCAAtcattagaatgtttaaaaagtaAGAAAGAACTTTTGTCctcaatatataaaaaattccttTTAGGGGATGAAGGAAATCATGTTAAATCACAAAGAAATCGGGATAAGTATCTTGGAATTAGGATCGATTGGGGGTTAGTTTATAAACATATCGGAGAAGCATCATTAAATCGCGATCACCGATTTGTTTTATGATCATTCATAGATTTTATTGTACACCGAAGCTCTTAAAGGTTATGAGATTAAGGAATAACGATAATTGTCAGAAATGCGGCATACAACAAGCGGATCTCATCCACTTGTTGTGGCGTTGTCCCAAGCTACATAGATACTGGAGTGGAGTAGCGGCATCTATTTCTAAATTAATTCTGAAAGAGGTTCCAATCGTACCGATGCTATTTATTTTTAGCTCCTCCTTCTGAAAGACTGTGGTTGTAGCAAACtaattagaaaaaatttgtttttggcaagattggttatcatttataaatTCCCACAGGCAGTAGAATGGAATAGAGTGATGCTTTTAGAAAGATCATATTACTTGACGCTAAGTGAAGAGGAAggggaaagttgtttttttaagatCTGGAACAGATGAATAGTGGAACTATCCTCCAAAGAGAAAAAGATCTTAGAACTGGTTTAAAATGGCTTAGTAGCTGTTTGAggagtaatgttttttattttttttattttatcttttcttttcctttctctctctccccttcccatgCAATATTTTCCTGAGTTTTAGTGGGTGATTATTGATTTTCCAGTATTGACTTTTGTCATAGTGTCTGTAGTACATAATATGTTGTTTAATATAATGTTAACTTTGAACATTTCCttagttttttttgttatgtagaatggaatattttgttatataatTCAACAagaatagaaatatatattactagaaaaaaacaacaacttacctTTAAATTGAACATGGCTAATGTACATGAAGTTGGAAGTGACATCAATGGAAGTTAATCCAGATTCAGTATTTACTGGCAGTTTAGAATTCAGAAATTCATTGATTGATTTGACAGCCTTGGCCGAATCTTTGAAGTCTACAGCCCGAACATAGAAGTTATCAGCAGTTTGGGTTAATCCATGAACAAACTTCTCTGACATTGGGACATTTGGAGAAACAAACATGAACGCCGTTCTCAGTGCATTGATATTGGAATCTTTAGAATAGAGACAGTTGTCAATTTTTTTGAGATTTGACATTACTTTTAAACCATTCAATTTAGAAGTGCAGTTTGTAGATGATGATGGCTGTGGAAATCCTAAAAATTTGTGTAGACTGATAGAAGTGTTACCAGATGATCCAAGATACAATGAGACCATTGTTCTATAAAAATCAGTGTAGGGTAATAGGACACTGTCTGTTTTCTGTAGTTTCCACCATTCAGCAACAGCCCGAAAACTAAGAACACTAATAAGTGATGTCAGATAGTTTTCAATAATCCCGAAATGACATGGTTCCGGAATTGTTTGCAGTCTCAAGTATTTCTCTTCAACGTTGTTTGATTCAATAGCTGTAGGGAAGAACATCTTCTCAGCGCCCTGATCCTCAGACTGGATTTTTTCACATTCACTCTTGTTGTAAGTCAGTAAAGTGAATGGATGGACATATACGCGGTTGCATGTTGATAAGCCAATAAGTGCAGTGAAGAATAGCATTATATGTTGGAATTGCATTGTTAAAACAAAGCTGGAAAATAAAACAAGTTTTAATAACAGTTAAACATTTTCATGTATTATAAATTAGTCATTATATGTGGTAGTAGCACAACACATAATAGGGATTTTCATTCTCTTTTACAGTTGAACTTTTTAGATAGTATGAAAAAGGCCATATTCACTAATACATGGGCAGCTGAAGGGGCTGGGCAACCCGCTTGATCCGATAGTCTAGGCGTGactaatagggtatgttcacacgcaaaaacaCACGCAAAAACCTGTTTTCAAGGTaatacagcctctgattttcagccgtttttgtagctgaaAACGTTTTATTGAGGTgtattttagagctgttttttaagcagtttttccattgacacaattaaagctccaaaaacatctcaaaaagagacatgctcctttttacggggtgtctttttacgggccgttttttaaaaaagcggtgtaaaaaaaccgCCACGTCTGAGCTAGACACCatttttctcattgaattcaatgggcagatgtttgtaagcctTTAGCAAGGCGTATTttaaggcgtttacgccccgaaatacgcttgaaaactctgcgtgtgaacaaaccTATAGGCTATAAGTCAGCACGGTGCACTACACATAACTATGTGACTGGTACCCtatagaagccttatctgtgtgcaatgataatactaagcagccctcCTCCTTTTTTATAGTGAGCGATAAGTTGCTGTAAATAGGAATAGGAATTCATTAAACTAGGGCTACACACAGTATTCATATCACTTAAAAAATCACTGCGATAAATCGAtgtccatagaaatgcattgagTAGTTCGAAAACGCTCCAGACAAGCAATTTGCTagcaatttgtttgttttttttccaatcgcTACATGCTGCGATTGACTGGAGCAATTGTAAAGAGATTTTCAAGCTCTCTATGGACGGGGAGTTATCCCAGCAATATCACAGCTATTTTATGTAGTAAGATAAGTATCTTTAGCCTAATGTATTCCTATAGACAGCGACTAatcgctcactacaaaaaaagtctataTCTAGCCCCAGCCTACCAACTGCTGTTTTAACCTGCCCTTTTATTAGTAATACTTCGTTCACATgtacgtcagggctccgttctggcgtttcgtcggagcttcccgtcagaacggaaccctgactgaaacaaatggaaaccataggtttccgtttgcatcaccattggtttcaatgttgacggatccagtgcaaatggtttctgtttgtcacagttgtgcaagggttctgtcgtttttacggaagcaataccatagtcgactgcgctattcattgtcaaaacaacggaacccttgaacaactgtgacaaacggaaaccatttgctccggatccgtcaccactgaaatcaatggtgatgcaaacggacacctatggtttacgtttgtttcagtcagggttccattctgatgggaagctcagacagaacgccagaacggagccctcacgcagttgtgaacgaagcctaaggcgtttttcacatggcagtatttgtcactattttgcatcagttttgtaAGCCAAAAACAGGAGttggtccaaaacacggaagaggtgcaaatctttccattatactttttctccctgtggacagcgcttgattggagccaatttcatcctacaacaggacaatgacccaaagcacacctccaaattatgcaagaactatttcgggaagaagcaggcagctggtattccatctgtaatggagtggccagcgcagtcaccagatctcaaccccatagagctattgtgggagcagcttgaccgtatggtacgcaagaagtgcccatcaagccaatccaacttgtgggaggggcttctggaagcatggggtgaaatttctcccgattacctcagcaaattaacagctagaatgccaaaggactgcaatgctgtaattgctgcaaatggagcattctttgacgaaagcaaagtttgaaggagaaaattattatttgaaataaaaatcattatttctaaccttgtcaatgtcttgactatattttctagtcactttgcaactcatttgataaatataagtgtgagttttcatggaaaacacaaaattgtctgagtgaccccaaacctttgaacggtagtgtgtgtatatatatatatatatgtgtgtatatatatatatatatatatatatatatatatatatatatatatatatatatatatacacacacacacacacacacacacacacacacacacacacacacacacattctggaatatgtacatacatacataaaggtaaatatatagacatacagatatatattatacatacacacacacagatatatacagatatatacaatatatatatattattcaatgCACCTCCAAACTGGAGAGACACTTTTAAAAAGATTATTTTGAAGAATTGCCATGAATTGGTTAAGGTGTTGTAGATTACCATATATGAATATATGgaaagaggcagcagggtatatagggacagcagagtatataagggtcagtagggtatatagggggcagcagagtatacagggagcagcatagtttataggggcagcagagtatataggagcagcagggtgtatagggggcagcagggtgtatAAAGGGCAGCAAAGTATATGAGGCAGCAGGGTATCTAGGGGCAGCAGAGCATATGGGagtagcagagtatatagggggcaacagagtatataggggcaacagtatataggagcagcagagTATCTGGGGCAGCACAGATattttcattttatctgttctttaAAATTGAACACACACTTACAGAGACACACACGCAcggacgtacacacacacacacacacactaacatatacacatacaaacacttaTATActcacagagacacatacacacacatagaaacTTACCATCTCTCGTTGCTGACAGGATCATAAGGCTTCTTGCAGAACTGGCTGTAGGCTGAGCTTCCTCCTCTTTTGCTCCTCAGCTCTTATTTAcaccgtgtgtgtaactaagagcagaggacaAACAGAGGCCCAGTGGCACCccgtacatgctgggagggtgcagcgccctgtgcactcgcacagctcACACACCCGTAAGACCAGCCCTGGGCGTCGCTAGCAACGGGCTTTTG
This genomic stretch from Rhinoderma darwinii isolate aRhiDar2 chromosome 4, aRhiDar2.hap1, whole genome shotgun sequence harbors:
- the AGT gene encoding angiotensinogen isoform X1, whose amino-acid sequence is MKSFVLTMQFQHIMLFFTALIGLSTCNRVYVHPFTLLTYNKSECEKIQSEDQGAEKMFFPTAIESNNVEEKYLRLQTIPEPCHFGIIENYLTSLISVLSFRAVAEWWKLQKTDSVLLPYTDFYRTMVSLYLGSSGNTSISLHKFLGFPQPSSSTNCTSKLNGLKVMSNLKKIDNCLYSKDSNINALRTAFMFVSPNVPMSEKFVHGLTQTADNFYVRAVDFKDSAKAVKSINEFLNSKLPVNTESGLTSIDVTSNFMYISHVQFKGKVPQSFLIPNHQPFWTEPSKSVMVPMISVSGIFQFIEDTKKNQFIIKISLSDTDFLLLVQPINGNTLENIESSMQWETYGTWVNGLITRYRYVNLSLPKLKIERSYNSQDILPSLNVPELLGKNADFSKMSKKPIKVGKVINMVDFELEESGAVPNGENDVPEIKEEPVEIKFNRPFILALCEGTTKSLLLLGRVVHPTDVI
- the AGT gene encoding angiotensinogen isoform X3 — encoded protein: MQFQHIMLFFTALIGLSTCNRVYVHPFTLLTYNKSECEKIQSEDQGAEKMFFPTAIESNNVEEKYLRLQTIPEPCHFGIIENYLTSLISVLSFRAVAEWWKLQKTDSVLLPYTDFYRTMVSLYLGSSGNTSISLHKFLGFPQPSSSTNCTSKLNGLKVMSNLKKIDNCLYSKDSNINALRTAFMFVSPNVPMSEKFVHGLTQTADNFYVRAVDFKDSAKAVKSINEFLNSKLPVNTESGLTSIDVTSNFMYISHVQFKGKVPQSFLIPNHQPFWTEPSKSVMVPMISVSGIFQFIEDTKKNQFIIKISLSDTDFLLLVQPINGNTLENIESSMQWETYGTWVNGLITRYRYVNLSLPKLKIERSYNSQDILPSLNVPELLGKNADFSKMSKKPIKVGKVINMVDFELEESGAVPNGENDVPEIKEEPVEIKFNRPFILALCEGTTKSLLLLGRVVHPTDVI
- the AGT gene encoding angiotensinogen isoform X2 gives rise to the protein MKSFVLTMQFQHIMLFFTALIGLSTCNRVYVHPFTLLTYNKSECEKIQSEDQGAEKMFFPTAIESNNVEEKYLRLQTIPEPCHFGIIENYLTSLISVLSFRAVAEWWKLQKTDSVLLPYTDFYRTMVSLYLGSSGNTSISLHKFLGFPQPSSSTNCTSKLNGLKVMSNLKKIDNCLYSKDSNINALRTAFMFVSPNVPMSEKFVHGLTQTADNFYVRAVDFKDSAKAVKSINEFLNSKLPVNTESGLTSIDVTSNFMYISHVQFKGKVPQSFLIPNHQPFWTEPSKSVMVPMISVSGIFQFIEDTKKNQFIIKISLSDTDFLLLVQPINGNTLENIESSMQWETYGTWVNGLITRYVNLSLPKLKIERSYNSQDILPSLNVPELLGKNADFSKMSKKPIKVGKVINMVDFELEESGAVPNGENDVPEIKEEPVEIKFNRPFILALCEGTTKSLLLLGRVVHPTDVI